In Gloeocapsa sp. PCC 73106, the following proteins share a genomic window:
- a CDS encoding heme A synthase, with the protein MAGSVIKTKIFNSVEITSVPKWIRLLVWKMMIATLLLMAIGSATRVMNAGLACPDWPLCYGQLVPGAQMNLQVFLEWFHRLDAALIGLSAIALMGITWWYQRQLPPWLPWAATGAFALILFQGLLGGLTVTEMLRFDIVTAHLATALLFFCTLVIMVSLLTPYQGTNASSNLAWLSGTAAILIYLQSLLGALVASRWALHQCLGNSELCQVMNSHILGVVPPTVAILTLTFKAWQTPGLHPVLRNLANLASSLVILQIALGVATFRLHLQVEPLTVAHQTVGATLLGILVAFTVLAIRDQANNCAKLENWCKE; encoded by the coding sequence ATGGCAGGATCAGTAATTAAAACTAAGATATTTAACAGTGTGGAAATAACGAGCGTGCCCAAGTGGATCCGTCTATTGGTATGGAAGATGATGATCGCGACGCTGTTACTCATGGCGATCGGCAGTGCCACGCGCGTAATGAACGCAGGTTTAGCTTGTCCAGATTGGCCCCTGTGCTATGGTCAATTAGTACCGGGAGCGCAAATGAATCTACAAGTTTTTCTAGAATGGTTTCACCGTCTAGATGCAGCTTTGATTGGTTTAAGCGCGATCGCCTTGATGGGTATAACTTGGTGGTATCAACGACAGCTACCCCCATGGCTACCCTGGGCAGCTACTGGTGCTTTTGCGCTCATTTTGTTTCAAGGTCTTTTGGGAGGCTTAACGGTTACCGAAATGCTACGCTTTGACATTGTAACGGCTCATTTAGCTACGGCTTTGTTATTTTTCTGTACCCTCGTGATTATGGTTAGTTTGCTCACACCCTACCAAGGGACGAATGCGAGCAGTAACCTAGCTTGGTTGAGTGGTACTGCCGCTATCTTAATTTACCTGCAGAGTTTGCTCGGAGCGCTAGTCGCCTCTCGTTGGGCATTGCACCAATGTCTGGGCAACTCCGAACTTTGTCAAGTGATGAATAGCCATATACTGGGAGTTGTCCCACCGACTGTAGCAATTCTAACCCTGACGTTCAAGGCTTGGCAAACCCCCGGTTTACACCCAGTTTTACGTAACCTTGCTAACCTAGCATCTAGCTTGGTTATTTTACAAATTGCTTTAGGTGTGGCTACTTTTCGTCTACATCTACAGGTAGAGCCTTTAACCGTGGCTCATCAAACTGTAGGAGCGACTTTATTAGGAATTTTGGTTGCTTTTACGGTGTTAGCGATACGAGATCAGGCTAACAATTGCGCAAAATTAGAAAATTGGTGTAAAGAATGA